A DNA window from Castanea sativa cultivar Marrone di Chiusa Pesio chromosome 7, ASM4071231v1 contains the following coding sequences:
- the LOC142643384 gene encoding putative protein phosphatase 2C 63, with protein sequence MMLRSCYRPLERCFGRRGCGCGGGGNDGLLWHTDLKPHASGDYSIAVVQANSSLEDQSQVFTSPSATYVGVYDGHGGPEASRFVNKRLFPYLHKFAKEQGGLSVDVIKKAFDATEEEFLHLVKRALPARPQIASVGSCCLVGAISNDELYVANLGDSRAVLGRRDSESKKNSVVAERLSNDHNVALEEVRKELEALHPDDSHIVVYTRGVWRIKGIIQVSRSIGDVYLKKPEFNRDPIFQQFGNPIPLRRPVMTAEPSILIRKLKPQDLFLIFASDGLWEQLSDEAAVDIVFKSPRTGIAKRLVRAALQEAAKKREMRYDDIKKIEKGIRRHFHDDITVIVIYLDQHQQNGSSSARFKHNAVCCTSAPVDIYSLNADEEEDDLLHPVF encoded by the exons ATGATGTTGCGTTCATGTTACAGGCCACTTGAGCGGTGCTTTGGGAGAAGAGGTTGTgggtgtggtggtggtggcaacGATGGTCTTCTATGGCACACAGACCTTAAGCCACACGCATCTGGGGACTATTCCATCGCTGTGGTTCAAGCCAATTCTAGCCTTGAAGATCAAAGCCAGGTCTTTACTTCACCGTCTGCTACCTATGTTGGTGTCTATGATGGCCATGGTGGTCCTGAAGCTTCCAGATTCGTCAACAAACGCCTCTTTCCTTATCTCCATA AATTTGCCAAGGAACAAGGTGGATTATCGGTGGATGTGATAAAGAAGGCATTTGATGCCACTGAGGAGGAATTTTTGCATTTGGTGAAGAGGGCATTGCCGGCACGGCCGCAAATTGCTTCAGTCGGGTCATGCTGTCTTGTTGGTGCTATTTCAAATGATGAATTGTATGTGGCAAATCTTGGGGATTCAAGAGCAGTTCTTGGCCGGAGAGATTCGGAGAGTAAGAAAAATTCAGTGGTGGCAGAACGGTTGTCGAATGATCATAATGTGGCCCTTGAGGAGGTGAGGAAGGAACTGGAAGCACTTCATCCTGATGATTCACATATTGTGGTGTATACCCGTGGAGTCTGGCGGATTAAGGGCATAATCCAG GTTTCGAGATCTATTGGCGATGTTTATCTGAAAAAACCTGAGTTTAACAGGGACCCAATTTTCCAGCAATTTGGAAACCCTATTCCTTTGAGGCGACCAGTTATGACAGCGGAACCCTCTATTCTTATTAGAAAGCTTAAGCCACAAGACTTATTTCTGATATTTGCATCAGATGGCCTATGGGAACAATTAAGTGATGAAGCAGCAGTAGACATTGTTTTCAAAAGTCCGAGAACT GGAATAGCTAAGAGATTGGTGAGAGCTGCCCTTCAGGAGGCTgcaaagaagagagagatgagatatGATGAcataaagaaaattgaaaagggAATAAGACGTCATTTCCATGATGATATCACTGTTATCGTAATTTACCTTGATCAGCATCAGCAAAATGGTTCCTCAAGTGCTAGATTTAAGCACAATGCAGTTTGCTGCACCAGTGCACCAGTTGACATTTATTCCCTAAATGcagatgaggaagaagatgattTGCTGCACCCAGTTTTCTAA